The region CTCGACCGCCGCCGGGGTCGCGATTTTGCCCAACGCGGAGAGCAGCGCGAGTTGAACCTCGGTATCCGGCTCGTCCTCGAGCACCGTGCGTAGCTGCGCGGTGCTCTTCTCGTCCTTCCGGGACGCGAGCGCCATCACCGCGTGCGCGCGCGTCCGCGGCGACTCGGCCTGAAGCATCTCGCACACCGCTCGGAATCCCGCCGTTGTTCCGAGATTGATCAGCGCGTTCGCCGCCGATTTCCGCACTCGCTCATCGGCGTGCTGGAGGAGCGGCAGGAGCGCCGGCTCCGAGGACTGCACCTTCATCTCGCCGAGGAGATCCGACGCGTTGCGCACGACGAACCACCGCGTGTCGCCGAGCATATGGACGAGCGTCGAGACGCCGGTCTGCAGGCGGGGCAGAACCTCGAGGTACGCGTGCCGGTCAGTCGCCAGCGCTTCTTCGGTCAGGAGCTCGATCACCGCGTCCGCTCCCTCGGCGCCAGCGCGCGAGAGCACGCGCTCCAGATCGACCGCGATGTCACGCTTACGCGGCAGGAGCATCGCGATCCCGCGGAGCAACGCCGGCCGAAGCAATCGGCGCAACGTCATCGTGCATGCCTGCCGGCGAGTTTCGCTATTCCCGTTCGACTCCCGCTGCACGATACCGATGCAGATCGCGGCGAGCACGTGCGTGCGCCCGTCTCGCGACGAATGCTCCGCCAGCGTCGCCAGCTCGTCGAGCCGCTCCCCTTCCTCGTTAGGCGACTTGGCAACGTCGAGCGCCGCAAAGAGCGACTCGGTGTCTTCCTTCGCCACCTGCACAGCTCGGAATTGATGCCACATCTCGCGGTTCTCTACGAGCTGCATCCCCTGCACCGGCGTTCCTCCGGTCATCGGCAGTCGCATTCCCTTGCTGGGGAGCGGCGTCGGCTCGGAGAGCTTGTTGTCCAGCTTTGGCGAGAGCGTGTCGTCCTCGTACGCGAACTTGAGCGCCCCAAGCTTCAGCGGCGTAAAATGTTCTTTTGCGTTGCGGCCCTTGTCGCCGCTCGATCCGGGCGTCGAAAGGATTCTCGCCGTACCGAGGAGCTCCGCCGGGGGAGTATTCGCGGCCAGCTCGATGATCATTACCCCGTGCTGCATCATCTGAGCACCCAGCTCTGGAGCCGCCGCCAGCGCGTCTGGCAGAGCCTTGCCGTTCGCGAACACTCGGCTCCCGCGTCGCGCAATCGTGACTGGACCCTGGCCAACAACGGCCATCGCCGCACGCAACGCGTCCTTCTGCTCCTCGATGTTTCTCGGATCGTGGAGCAGAAGCCAGACGAGTCGTGCGTACTGGCAGGCGAAAACGATGGCTGGATTCACTGGGTCGGCATCGGATCAAAGCGGCGCAGCATCGATGTCACGGACGCATGCCGCGCCCCTGCACGCCCCGGACTCTCAGCAGACGCCTGCAGCGGCGACCCGTCACGACCTTTTGGCCCAGTACCCGCTTGACGCTTCGTCGCGTAACTTCGCTTCCACTTGCCTCGAACATGGAGTTGAATGGGGATGTTCTTCCCGCGCGGCTTACCGGCCTCGCCGCGACGGTTTTTTATCGGCGCGCCCTTGGTGGCGTTGAGCGCCGTCTTGCACGCCTGCGCCAGCGCCGCTCCGGTGCCTGGCGCGGCGGGAACCAGACCCGCCGAAAACCACGCGGACGCGCGCGGTCTCCACGCCGATATCGCCTTCCTTGCGGGCGACGCACTCGAAGGCCGCGGCACTGGCACGCCGGGCAATGATTCCGCGGCCGCGTTCATCGCACGGCGATTCCAGACGCTCGGTCTGACACCGTTGGGCGGCGACTTCGAGCAACACTTTGTCGCCCATCCGCTCGTTGCTCACAACGTCGCGCCGCTCTCGTTGCCGACGCAGAACGTTGTGGCCCTGTTGCCCGGTCGCGATTCGGCGCTTCGCGGGCAATTCGTGATCGTCGGAGCGCACTTCGATCATCTCGGGCGCTCGACTCAGGGTGCGCTCGACCCGGATCGCAAGAATGCCGTTCGTCGCGGCGCGGACGATAACGCTTCAGGCACTGCCGCTGTCCTGGAGCTTGCGCGTCTCTTCGCGAGGTCGCCCACTCGACGCACGATTGTCTTCGTCACCTTTAGCGGCGAAGAGATGGGCCTGCTCGGCTCCGAGTACTTCGTCGCGAACAGCCCTGTCCCGCTCGACAGCACCGACGCCATGATCAACTTCGACATGGTCGGACGACTGCGAGACGACAAGCTGATCGT is a window of Gemmatimonadaceae bacterium DNA encoding:
- a CDS encoding HEAT repeat domain-containing protein yields the protein MNPAIVFACQYARLVWLLLHDPRNIEEQKDALRAAMAVVGQGPVTIARRGSRVFANGKALPDALAAAPELGAQMMQHGVMIIELAANTPPAELLGTARILSTPGSSGDKGRNAKEHFTPLKLGALKFAYEDDTLSPKLDNKLSEPTPLPSKGMRLPMTGGTPVQGMQLVENREMWHQFRAVQVAKEDTESLFAALDVAKSPNEEGERLDELATLAEHSSRDGRTHVLAAICIGIVQRESNGNSETRRQACTMTLRRLLRPALLRGIAMLLPRKRDIAVDLERVLSRAGAEGADAVIELLTEEALATDRHAYLEVLPRLQTGVSTLVHMLGDTRWFVVRNASDLLGEMKVQSSEPALLPLLQHADERVRKSAANALINLGTTAGFRAVCEMLQAESPRTRAHAVMALASRKDEKSTAQLRTVLEDEPDTEVQLALLSALGKIATPAAVEQLIRAAEPKRRLLERKPNSFRIAAIQALSEAKTQAAIAAISVLREDKERDVRDAAARAYQRATRST
- a CDS encoding M28 family peptidase, producing the protein MGMFFPRGLPASPRRFFIGAPLVALSAVLHACASAAPVPGAAGTRPAENHADARGLHADIAFLAGDALEGRGTGTPGNDSAAAFIARRFQTLGLTPLGGDFEQHFVAHPLVAHNVAPLSLPTQNVVALLPGRDSALRGQFVIVGAHFDHLGRSTQGALDPDRKNAVRRGADDNASGTAAVLELARLFARSPTRRTIVFVTFSGEEMGLLGSEYFVANSPVPLDSTDAMINFDMVGRLRDDKLIVYGVATATELTALLDSANVATATERQWRAPLRLTALGDGYGPSDHSSFYARNIPVLHFFTDLHEDYHRATDVVSKINAKGEARVVDVAESVIRAIADRPGRLTFVRGAAPPPVGGDREGSDVYLGSIPDMTGGNQGLRLTGIRAGSPAEQAGLESGDIVVEFAGRPVKDLYDFSDVLYSHKPGDSVSVTVLRNGDRKQFTVRLGKRG